The following are encoded together in the Oscillospiraceae bacterium genome:
- a CDS encoding EAL domain-containing protein, protein MEPKKSSVQTLLYRLSNQRHLYAVKGGFVTLIPLMILGSFAVLVNNLPIQAYQRAMTSLFGEGWKTFGGHIYAATFSIVALAAVMSISGSLAAWYRQHRGVNLSPIQAALVALCAFLIMGLESDGLILARLSGTIGLFSAIFVGLLSTELLVRLIQHQPRRLRLFFDEPDYRIARVFQSLLPSLATVLCFGLLRAAFGAFGLPTLHELIYTGLQAPFSRLSGTPLTALLFNVLSHFMWLFGIHGNNVLDSVAQNVLVPALHMNAAAAVAGAPPTQIFTKTFFDAFVYMGGSGTTLCLIGALLLFARRSGQDRLARISILPGLFNINELLLFGLPVIINPVYAIPFILVPLCMMGLAAVATALHLVPYTTVEVAWTTPILFSGYLSTGGHWSGVALQLVNLAAGILVYRPFVLQSERMKARQFSEAYDKLRHLCEEDYDMAVGLKYLHREDDVGGVARLLAMDLRRALDKEDELYYLYQPCVTPSTGTVQGAEELLRWKHPVYGSISPMVVVALAEDMGIIQDLGHKAVDSACQTLKHWRSEGLPDSIFISVNISVTELKEPGFADRMAQIAASHGVPPSGLEIEITETLAVSNEETTSRNILALKEHGFGIAIDDFGMGHSSLVYLKRFPISTLKVDKCLSKDVATAPENLEIISSILQLCQTLGIGLVVEYVENEDQLRLLDSIGCTHFQGYHFSRPISDEAFCLFVREIEVGPEHEIF, encoded by the coding sequence ATGGAACCGAAAAAGTCGTCCGTGCAGACACTTTTATACCGTCTTTCTAACCAGCGGCATCTGTATGCCGTCAAAGGCGGCTTCGTCACCCTCATCCCTCTGATGATCCTGGGGTCCTTTGCCGTGCTGGTGAACAACCTGCCGATTCAAGCGTACCAACGGGCGATGACGTCGCTGTTCGGCGAGGGCTGGAAGACGTTTGGCGGCCACATCTACGCCGCCACATTTTCCATCGTGGCGCTGGCCGCCGTCATGTCCATTTCCGGTTCTCTGGCCGCCTGGTACCGCCAGCACAGGGGCGTCAATCTGTCGCCCATCCAGGCCGCGCTGGTGGCCCTGTGCGCCTTTTTGATCATGGGTCTCGAATCCGACGGACTGATCTTGGCGCGGCTCTCCGGCACCATCGGTCTTTTCAGCGCGATCTTTGTGGGGCTCCTTTCGACCGAGCTGCTGGTGCGCCTGATCCAACACCAGCCGCGCCGGCTGCGCCTTTTCTTCGACGAACCGGACTACCGCATCGCCCGCGTGTTTCAGTCTCTGCTGCCGTCTCTCGCCACCGTGCTGTGCTTTGGCCTCCTGCGCGCCGCGTTTGGCGCCTTCGGGCTGCCCACACTGCACGAACTCATCTACACCGGCCTGCAGGCGCCCTTCAGCAGGCTGTCAGGCACGCCGCTCACCGCCCTGCTGTTCAATGTGCTCAGTCATTTCATGTGGCTCTTCGGCATCCACGGCAACAACGTGCTGGACTCCGTGGCGCAGAATGTGCTCGTACCGGCGCTGCACATGAACGCGGCCGCCGCGGTGGCCGGCGCCCCGCCCACGCAAATTTTCACCAAGACATTTTTCGACGCTTTCGTCTACATGGGCGGCTCGGGCACCACGCTGTGCCTCATCGGGGCGCTGCTGCTGTTCGCCCGCCGCTCGGGGCAGGATCGCCTGGCGCGCATCTCCATCCTGCCCGGCCTGTTCAACATCAACGAACTGCTGCTCTTCGGCCTGCCCGTCATCATCAACCCTGTCTACGCCATCCCTTTCATCCTCGTACCGCTGTGTATGATGGGCCTCGCCGCGGTCGCCACCGCGCTCCACCTCGTCCCCTACACCACGGTGGAGGTGGCCTGGACCACGCCCATCCTGTTTAGCGGCTATCTCTCCACCGGCGGACACTGGAGCGGCGTCGCGCTCCAGCTCGTCAATCTGGCGGCGGGGATCCTTGTCTACCGGCCTTTTGTGCTGCAGAGCGAGCGGATGAAGGCGCGGCAGTTCTCCGAGGCCTACGACAAGCTGCGCCACCTCTGCGAAGAGGACTACGACATGGCCGTCGGGCTGAAATATTTGCACCGCGAGGACGATGTGGGCGGCGTCGCCCGTCTGCTCGCGATGGACCTCCGGCGCGCGCTGGACAAGGAAGACGAACTCTACTACCTCTACCAGCCCTGCGTCACCCCCTCGACGGGCACCGTGCAGGGGGCGGAGGAACTGCTGCGTTGGAAACACCCGGTGTACGGTTCTATCTCCCCAATGGTGGTGGTGGCGCTGGCCGAGGACATGGGTATCATCCAGGATCTGGGGCACAAGGCCGTCGACTCGGCCTGTCAGACCCTAAAGCACTGGCGGTCCGAAGGTCTGCCGGACAGCATTTTCATCTCCGTCAACATCTCGGTGACGGAGCTCAAAGAGCCGGGGTTTGCCGACCGGATGGCCCAAATCGCCGCCTCCCACGGCGTACCGCCGTCCGGTCTGGAGATCGAGATCACCGAGACGCTGGCCGTTTCGAACGAGGAGACCACCTCGCGCAACATCCTCGCTCTGAAAGAACACGGATTCGGCATCGCCATCGACGACTTCGGCATGGGACATTCGTCTCTCGTGTATTTAAAACGTTTCCCCATCTCCACGCTGAAGGTGGACAAGTGCCTCTCGAAGGACGTGGCCACGGCGCCGGAGAACCTGGAGATCATCTCGTCCATCCTCCAGCTCTGTCAGACGCTGGGCATCGGTCTTGTCGTGGAATATGTGGAAAATGAGGACCAGCTCCGGCTGCTCGACTCCATCGGCTGCACGCACTTCCAGGGCTACCACTTCAGCCGCCCTATCTCGGACGAGGCGTTTTGTCTCTTCGTCCGCGAGATCGAAGTCGGTCCGGAGCACGAGATCTTCTGA
- the rplJ gene encoding 50S ribosomal protein L10 → MPNAKVLEEKKAALAALAEQMKSASAGVLVDYKGINVADDTKLRRELRAAGVEYAVVKNTLLRFAIGEVGFDALAPVLSGPTALAMSAADPVAPAKILNEYARKSNGKFQIKAGFVEGRVITPAEVGTLADLPPREVLLARLLGGLNAPISGLVNVLNGNIRGLVVALAAIAEQKGA, encoded by the coding sequence ATGCCAAATGCCAAAGTGCTGGAGGAGAAAAAAGCCGCATTGGCCGCGCTGGCCGAGCAGATGAAGAGCGCGAGCGCCGGTGTGTTGGTCGACTACAAAGGCATCAACGTGGCCGACGACACCAAACTCCGCCGGGAGTTGCGGGCGGCGGGCGTCGAGTACGCGGTCGTCAAGAACACGCTGCTTCGCTTCGCAATCGGGGAGGTCGGTTTCGACGCGCTGGCGCCGGTCCTGAGCGGTCCGACGGCGCTGGCCATGAGCGCCGCCGACCCAGTGGCCCCCGCGAAAATCTTAAATGAGTACGCCCGCAAGTCAAACGGGAAATTTCAGATCAAAGCGGGGTTTGTCGAAGGCCGCGTCATCACGCCCGCCGAAGTGGGCACCCTGGCCGACTTGCCGCCGCGCGAGGTCCTGTTGGCCCGCCTGTTGGGCGGTCTGAACGCCCCGATTTCGGGTCTTGTCAACGTACTAAACGGCAACATCCGCGGCCTGGTCGTGGCGCTCGCCGCCATTGCCGAACAGAAGGGCGCCTGA
- the rplL gene encoding 50S ribosomal protein L7/L12, with amino-acid sequence MASEKITKLLEEVDALTVLELSELVKALEEKYGVSAAAPMAVAAAPAAGAAPAAEEEQTEFTVVLTAAGANKITTIKVVREITALGLKEAKDLVDNAPKPVKENIGKEEAEELKKKLEAAGASVELK; translated from the coding sequence ATGGCCAGTGAAAAGATCACAAAGCTGCTTGAAGAAGTCGACGCTCTCACGGTGTTGGAGCTCTCGGAGCTCGTGAAGGCCCTGGAGGAAAAATACGGCGTGTCCGCCGCCGCGCCTATGGCCGTGGCCGCCGCGCCCGCCGCCGGTGCCGCGCCCGCCGCCGAGGAGGAGCAGACCGAGTTCACCGTGGTGCTGACCGCCGCCGGCGCCAACAAGATAACGACTATCAAAGTCGTCCGCGAGATCACCGCGCTGGGCCTCAAAGAGGCGAAGGATTTGGTCGACAACGCGCCGAAGCCCGTCAAAGAGAACATCGGCAAAGAAGAGGCCGAGGAGCTCAAGAAAAAGCTTGAGGCGGCCGGCGCCAGCGTGGAACTGAAGTGA
- a CDS encoding DUF1292 domain-containing protein, with the protein MSEEYGGDIITLTDDEGQEYELEHLDTLEHGGTVYMAFIPTDTPDDETEVDMIILKAEEEDGEEILATLDSDEEMERVYELFMQRLSEDDEES; encoded by the coding sequence GTGAGCGAAGAATACGGCGGCGATATCATCACGTTGACGGATGACGAGGGGCAGGAGTACGAGCTCGAACATCTGGACACGCTGGAACACGGGGGGACCGTGTATATGGCGTTTATCCCGACCGACACGCCGGACGACGAGACGGAGGTCGATATGATTATCCTCAAGGCGGAGGAGGAGGACGGCGAGGAGATCCTGGCCACGTTGGACTCCGACGAGGAGATGGAGCGGGTGTACGAGCTCTTCATGCAGAGGCTCTCTGAGGACGATGAGGAATCGTAA
- a CDS encoding rubredoxin encodes MAEYVCSVCGYVYREADGDPDNGVAAGTVWDGVPEDYVCPMCGVGKEMFDKA; translated from the coding sequence ATGGCCGAATACGTTTGTTCCGTCTGCGGGTATGTGTATCGGGAGGCCGACGGCGACCCGGACAACGGCGTTGCGGCCGGCACGGTGTGGGACGGTGTGCCGGAGGACTATGTCTGTCCCATGTGCGGCGTCGGCAAAGAGATGTTTGACAAGGCGTGA
- a CDS encoding helix-turn-helix domain-containing protein, whose translation MFAERLSALLDVYRMSNVTLARGIGVDPSLVSRWKSGERVPPLSGGAYSDLAHFLAGAPLREHDKLLLTQMLKADGAEDLLPALERYLRQGAPASPKSPGVLPQSLSLEGLMDRVCGGLAASGRCRAEAIRSDDWGNLVHSGRRQEHELYHGPGGRRQAVVNFFHIVLSSGRPADVHILIPSDAQWLSEDSPFFKFWFQCLQTLVLQGCHIRMIHPAPAAPAALLSLLARYLPLYATGRFFSFYAAEAPAGWESLTLCVSPGLAALVSYGDKSQRSPLPTALYRDAADILLYETMLRLHEPYMRALAHACPVSEPLSYMRALTELENKPGDYVFTAVSPGTLWLPEALWPPVVRRLPSSGAAAAALRLLASRRENFEVRVASSLWIEMWAESFIQTLEREKRLELDGRELGGEPKLATLAGEDLIRYLGNALTVLRWYDNLHIVTSNTLSDRWKVAFKRDAGALLVPAASGAVSAFFLGDRSTMHMLENWYRTLRRGAGGKADLIARIEKVLKVLNAE comes from the coding sequence GTGTTTGCGGAGAGACTCTCGGCGCTGTTGGACGTGTATCGGATGTCCAACGTTACTTTGGCGCGCGGCATCGGCGTCGATCCCTCTCTCGTGTCCCGCTGGAAGAGCGGGGAGCGCGTGCCGCCTCTGAGCGGCGGCGCGTACAGTGATCTCGCACATTTTTTGGCGGGTGCGCCGCTCAGAGAACACGACAAACTCCTGCTGACGCAGATGCTCAAGGCCGACGGCGCGGAGGATCTCCTGCCCGCGCTTGAGCGATATCTGCGGCAGGGCGCGCCGGCGTCGCCCAAGAGCCCCGGCGTCCTGCCGCAGAGCCTGTCACTCGAGGGCCTGATGGACCGCGTGTGCGGTGGGCTTGCGGCGTCTGGCCGTTGCCGGGCGGAAGCGATTCGATCGGATGATTGGGGAAATTTGGTACATTCGGGCCGGCGCCAGGAGCACGAGCTCTACCACGGGCCAGGCGGTCGGCGGCAGGCGGTCGTCAACTTCTTCCACATCGTGCTCTCAAGCGGCCGGCCGGCCGACGTGCACATCCTGATCCCATCAGACGCGCAGTGGCTCTCGGAGGACTCTCCGTTTTTTAAGTTTTGGTTTCAGTGTCTGCAGACCCTGGTGCTCCAGGGCTGCCACATTCGCATGATTCATCCTGCGCCCGCCGCGCCGGCGGCGCTGCTCTCTCTGCTCGCCCGGTATCTGCCGCTCTACGCCACCGGACGGTTTTTCTCGTTTTATGCCGCCGAGGCGCCGGCCGGCTGGGAGAGTCTCACGCTCTGTGTCTCGCCGGGGCTCGCCGCGCTGGTCTCCTACGGCGACAAAAGCCAGCGCTCCCCGTTGCCGACGGCGCTGTACCGCGACGCGGCCGACATCCTGCTGTATGAGACGATGCTCCGCCTCCACGAGCCGTACATGCGGGCGTTGGCGCACGCTTGCCCCGTCTCGGAGCCGCTCTCGTACATGCGAGCGCTGACGGAGCTGGAGAACAAACCGGGTGACTATGTCTTCACGGCCGTCTCCCCCGGCACGCTCTGGCTGCCCGAGGCGCTCTGGCCCCCGGTGGTGCGGCGGCTGCCGTCCAGCGGCGCGGCGGCGGCGGCGCTCCGGCTGCTGGCCAGCCGTCGGGAGAACTTTGAGGTGCGCGTGGCCTCGTCGCTGTGGATCGAGATGTGGGCGGAGTCTTTTATACAGACGCTGGAGCGGGAGAAACGACTGGAGCTGGACGGCCGGGAACTGGGCGGCGAGCCGAAGCTGGCGACGCTCGCGGGGGAGGATCTGATCCGCTACCTGGGCAACGCGCTCACGGTGCTGCGTTGGTACGACAACTTGCACATCGTCACGTCGAACACCCTGTCGGATCGTTGGAAGGTGGCCTTCAAACGCGATGCCGGCGCCCTCCTGGTCCCCGCCGCGTCGGGTGCGGTCTCCGCCTTCTTTTTGGGGGACAGAAGCACGATGCACATGCTCGAAAATTGGTACCGCACCCTCCGCCGCGGCGCCGGCGGCAAAGCGGACCTGATCGCCAGGATCGAAAAGGTTTTGAAGGTGTTAAACGCCGAATGA